GAACAGGCAGAGGGTCTTACATGGGACTTCCTAGGGGCTTAGCTTTTCCTAGGATAAGGTTTTCGGGGTGGGAATTGGTCAATTTTCAATCCCCGAGCTTGAATTAGCTCGGAGATTGGCCAGATTTCATGCTTAGTGATTGGTTGGTTTGTGCTCAAGGATGGTTGGTTTTCCTGATCAGGAATTCGTTGGTTTCATGCTCAGTTGTTTAGGGCTAGAGTGTGTTCTTttggctctgatttcagggccaaagtgtgtgtctttcactggctctggtttcaggatcAGGGTGCATTTCTTTGGCTGGCCTTTTACTGTACATGTAGGGCTTCATAAAgtgataaatttattttttccatgagTTTGCAGGGAAAAACAAcgtaaaaatagataaaataaaaattgaacagATTGTTGATACTGCCAATTTTTTCTACAGAATAAATCTTTGTGTAACTGAATGCAAGTGTGTTGGACAAAGACATTACCAGATACTTTATAATAATAACCCCTCAGTATTTTTTTTACAGGTACTCAAAGACTATTTTAATATGTAGAGGCTTTAACAGATAGATTGTACACAAAAAGTTTTATTCCTGTATAAAGTACAAAACTTTATCACAATGGctatttttagggtttctctgcagtatgaaTTTTCCCATGATTTCGAAGACTACGGCTGCGtttaaaggctttcccacactgattacattcataaggtttctctccagtatgtattcttttatgcatttgaagattaccatGTTGTGTAaaagttttaccacattgatcacattcatagggtttctctccagtatgtgttctttcatgcatttgaagagcacTGTGGagtgcaaaagctttaccacattgtttacaatcatagggtttctctcctgtatgtgttcttttatgtatttgaagattaccatgatgtaaaaaggctttaccacaatgatgacattcatagggtttctctccagtatgtgttcttttatgcaagtGAAGATGACTCTgacgtgcaaaggctttaccacattgatcacattcataaggtttctctcctgtatgtattcttgtatgcatttgaagagcactgtgatgagcaaaggctttaccacattgattacattcatagggtttctctccagtatgtattctttcatgcctttgaaaaGCACTTTgaaaagcaaaggctttaccacaatgattacatacataaggtttctctccagtatgtgttcttttatgcatttgaagactgcCATATTGGGcataggctttaccacattgtttacattcatagggtttctctccagtatgtgttcttttatgtattcggAGAATACTGCGATGTGCAAAAGCTTTATCACATTGGTCACAtacatagggcttctctccagtatgagttgTTTTATGAGTTTGGAGATTACTGTGATgtacaaatgctttaccacattgattacactcatagggtttctctccagtatgtgttcttttatgcatttgaagattactgtaacttgcaaaggctttatcacattggtcacattcataaggtttctctccagtatgtgttcttgtatgcatttgaagagcattgtgatgagcaaaggctttaccacattgattacattcatagggcttctctccagtatgtgttcttttatgtatttggagaaTACTTTGATgagcaaaggttttaccacattggtcacattcataaggtttctctccagtatgtgttcttttatgcatttggaGATTGCTATGATGTACAAAGGCTTTGCCacaatgattacattcatatggtttctctccagtatgtgttcttttatgcatttgaagattactatgacgTACAAAGgatttaccacattgattacactcatagggtttttctccagtatgtgttcttttatgaatttgaagatgactgtcatatgcaaaggctttaccacattgattacattcatagggtttctctccagtatgtgttcttgtatgcatttgaagattactgtgaCTTGCGTAGgccttaccacattgattacattcatagggtttctctccagtatgtgttcttttatgcctttgaagagcactgtcataagcaaatgctttaccacattgattacattcatagggtttctctccagtatgtgttctttcatgtctttgaagatgactgtcatatgcaaaggctttaacacattgagtATATACAGAAGGTTTCTCTGCGTTATGGCTTCTTTCATGTCTGCAATGATAATGGGCACAtgtaaaagctttaccacattcgATACAATGTTGAATACAATGTTGAATTGTTGCAtctaaattaattttacaatttggtccAGTTGTAAAGAGGAATCAGATCTTAAGGTTTTAATCACTGTGTTAACACTCATGTTGTTCCCCttcattaagatttttttttaatgtttgaagatACCTGTGATTGTAAGATCCTTTATTATGGGGTTCACATTTACAGAATCTTTTTCTATATGAGATTTTTCACATATCTGAAGAGAACTGCATTTATAAATTTTACTATACTATGGGTCAGACTATATTTACTAAGTTAACTAGGACAAACATAAGTCTTTACACAATCCTGGTACCCATAGGGCTTTCTGCAGTGTGAGTTTGTTGATGTACTAACAATGAAGCTGAAAAACCaattacttgtatacttgaatcaaattcaacaagtatactcaACATGGGGACTGCACCATATCTTCTAATTGTGCTGAGAGAGAGGTATGTTACATCTGTCTATATCCCTATGCTCATAAAgcttgtatccagagtgacatatgatatacctagtaaagaaagaataaaaactaaaaggTTTCCACATTGAATTCACAGTTTGACTTTCTGTTTTTCATAGACACGTGGTATAATGATTAAGGTTCCTCCACAACAACTACCCCTTGACTCTTCACTGTAACTGCCCTTCTCACAGTCACTTATCACAGTCACAATAAGGATATGAGTAacactagctttactatggaCCATTTGTTTATTAGAAGGTTTTGGAGCATATAATTATCACCTCCTCAATGTGCATACCTTTTGTATTATGAGTGCTATGAAACTAAATAGATTGACAGTTCTGCAGCATAGCTCTCATGCAGCTATGATTCAAATGGTGGTATCTGTTAAGGCATTGTTTGCTTGTCTTCTTTCCTAAAAGAATGCCTTGCAAATGCAATTCACCTACCTGAAATTGAGGTATAaggttttgtgagaatttaataatcatcaatgcacATTAAGCTgtgcttatttacactgttgcttttgtttaaaacttcagGACACATTACAATTTCTTCAGAGGTACATTTCTCTTAGCTTGCAGGTGATaattacctttcatgtcttctagaactttgacaatgttcttcaatattatggtcttcccaactgtatcctaaaatatagtaccagaaaatgtatgATATATTATTGAAAATTGTGCAAAATTTAAGTTACTATCATCAGTGAACCTTAGAAtcatgcctgatttattcacctcactcttctttctcaatcaaatttgTCTCCTTACTTGAAAACTTGAAGAAAATTCCCTCTTACCTATggtagtgaggttcctgtaggtctccagcatcacatctttgtagagattcttctgggaacgatccagcaaagtccattcttcccaagtgaagccgacatgcacatcatcataggtcactgcattctaaaatatccgaTACATGTGTACAACAGAAGGCATGACATTAACAACAATGTAAATATATACTTCTTTGACAGTATAGTCATATAACTCTGGCACTCCCCACACTGATTCCATGACATAGATACTATAATGTAATCAGCAAGTCACTTTAAAAGGAAACTGAATAGGAGGTTCACCTCTGTCATTTTTGTACCCTGGAAATAGGATATcatcttgcaagagaaatgccatTAAAAAACATACAGAAACAAGTAAAGagatcaacagtacagagtacacatgagaaaaattgtatgaacaattactaaataaaaaaaaataagatggacaagtGTATTGGTTCATACCCTTAAACCTTGCACTTAGAAGTCAaaggcaggtatatctgcctTGGAGTTGAATGCCAGCATAGTCTATGCAgtcagttccagaacagccagaagtACATATTAAGACCCTGTTTCTCAtgcaaaaaatcaaacaaacaaaaaaagatagaaagaactcaGAGGTTTTTAGTGACATTTCTGCAAAAAGTTATGTATTCACTCCAGTTCTATATTCATCTTCCAGAAAACTGAAATGCCCCAATTTAAAGTGTAACATCAATAATATTTTACTAAAAGGAACTGCATGTTGAACAGTTACAAATGGACAGATAAAAACATTAGCAATATAAATGTTGATCATAATCAACATGGGGCAGGAGTTGGCTCAatagtaaagagctcttgctggtctgGCATCTAGGTGGGgtcaattgccagtacttactCAGGGGATCACAACTATCTATATTCCAAGTTCCAGGTttctgagaccatcttttgatcactgtgaggaccAGGTCCCCATGTGGTTCATATCCATGTATACGGGTAAAATACtcaatttcatttaaaagaaaaagaaagaaacacacaataGGCAGGAAGAAGATGATATACTTGCAATCCAATAACTCAGAAGGCTCAGGCAGTATTAATGTCATGAATACATGACATCCTGGAAAACAGAATGACACTAtctgccaaattttaaaattcaaaatatgagtgaagctcagtacaacagcatatgttTGCCATGGGAAAAAATTTACATTCCAGGCCCATCACAgaataatacaaaaacaaaaaagaaggaatgttggccacctttaatcccagtacttgggagtcagagtcaaggggatctctgagtttgaggccagcctggtgtacagagctacTTTCAggatagcctaggctacagagacaatccttgtcttcaaaaacaaacaaacaaatttaaaaaaaatcagactagCAAACTGGtttagcactgaatagcaatttCAATAGCAATTCTAAATTATGTGAGTTAGGGAAGGAGTCTATAATGGTGGTGAAGGCAGAAGAAGGAAGCTGGGTGATTAGTTTCAACCACTACACAGTAgacacaaagaacaggaaataggCTGAGGACATGGAGACTCATATCACATCCACAATGACAAATGTCATTCAGAAAGTGTTCTCTTACTAAAGGTTTcagaagcaatcaaaagaaagtcaccaaagagagacacatgttcaaatacaTCATATTATCTGGGAGGTTTTACATTCAATGAACTACATTCAGATCCAGGTC
This genomic interval from Peromyscus eremicus unplaced genomic scaffold, PerEre_H2_v1 PerEre#2#unplaced_178, whole genome shotgun sequence contains the following:
- the LOC131901640 gene encoding zinc finger protein 431-like, which codes for MGELGSHDMNAVTYDDVHVGFTWEEWTLLDRSQKNLYKDVMLETYRNLTTIGYSWEDHNIEEHCQSSRRHERHERSHNAEKPSVYTQCVKAFAYDSHLQRHERTHTGEKPYECNQCGKAFAYDSALQRHKRTHTGEKPYECNQCGKAYASHSNLQMHTRTHTGEKPYECNQCGKAFAYDSHLQIHKRTHTGEKPYECNQCGKSFVRHSNLQMHKRTHTGEKPYECNHCGKAFVHHSNLQMHKRTHTGEKPYECDQCGKTFAHQSILQIHKRTHTGEKPYECNQCGKAFAHHNALQMHTRTHTGEKPYECDQCDKAFASYSNLQMHKRTHTGEKPYECNQCGKAFVHHSNLQTHKTTHTGEKPYVCDQCDKAFAHRSILRIHKRTHTGEKPYECKQCGKAYAQYGSLQMHKRTHTGEKPYVCNHCGKAFAFQSAFQRHERIHTGEKPYECNQCGKAFAHHSALQMHTRIHTGEKPYECDQCGKAFARQSHLHLHKRTHTGEKPYECHHCGKAFLHHGNLQIHKRTHTGEKPYDCKQCGKAFALHSALQMHERTHTGEKPYECDQCGKTFTQHGNLQMHKRIHTGEKPYECNQCGKAFKRSRSLRNHGKIHTAEKP